A portion of the Bufo gargarizans isolate SCDJY-AF-19 chromosome 7, ASM1485885v1, whole genome shotgun sequence genome contains these proteins:
- the LOC122943971 gene encoding monoacylglycerol lipase abhd6-A-like yields the protein MDLDVLNMFLIAGGTLLIPILAFVTSFFLWPAALLRIYYWYWRRALGMQVKYVTCENYTFCYTSRGRPGPKPSILMLHGFSAHKDMWLAIAKFLPKNLHVICVDMPGHEGTTRSALDDYTFSGQAKRIHQFVESINLNKKPFHLVGTSMGGCVAGVYASLYPSDISSLTLICPAGLQHPKDSKFLKHLNEVKESGDDAKILLIPSTAEEMEQMLKLCSYVRFKIPQQVLQGFLEVRIPHNDFYRKVFLDLVEEKSRYSLQDNMHKITAPTQIIWGRQDQVLDVSGAEVLANAIPGSQVEILENCGHSVVMERPRKSAKLMADFLSSLQSTENNKKHD from the exons ATGGATCTGGATGTACTAAACATGTTCCTCATCGCCGGAGGTACCTTGCTTATCCCAATATTGGCTTTCGTGACCTCTTTCTTTCTTTGGCCGGCTGCACTCCTCAGAATTTATTACTG GTACTGGAGAAGGGCCTTGGGGATGCAGGTCAAGTATGTCACCTGTGAGAACTACACCTTCTGTTACACATCCCGTGGACGACCAGGGCCAAAGCCATCAATCCTCATGTTACATGGGTTCTCTGCTCATAAAGACATGTGGCTGGCTATAGCCAAG TTCCTTCCTAAAAACTTGCACGTGATTTGTGTGGATATGCCTGGACATGAGGGAACCACGCGCTCCGCTTTAGATGACTACACCTTCAGTGGGCAGGCGAAAAGAATACACCAG TTTGTTGAAAGCATAAATTTGAATAAAAAGCCGTTCCATCTTGTGGGCACGTCCATGGGGGGATGTGTCGCTGGGGTCTATGCTTCCCTGTATCCCTCTGACATCTCCAGCCTGACTCTCATCTGTCCTGCAG GTTTGCAGCATCCTAAGGACAGCAAATTTCTGAAACATCTGAATGAGGTCAAGGAATCTGGTGACGACGCAAAAATCCTCCTTATTCCTTCCACTGCTGAAGAAATGGAGCAAATGCTGAAGCTTTGTTCATACGTTCGCTTCAAGATCCCTCAGCAG GTCTTACAAGGGTTTCTTGAAGTTCGCATTCCTCACAATGACTTTTATAGAAAAG TATTTTTAGATCTTGTAGAAGAGAAGTCGCGTTACTCTCTACAGGACAACATGCATAAAATTACTGCTCCTACTCAAATAATATGGGGCAGACAGGACCAG GTTCTTGATGTTTCTGGAGCAGAAGTCTTGGCTAATGCCATACCAGGAAGCCAAGTGGAGATACTGGAGAACTGCGGACATTCAGTAGTGATGGAACGACCTCGAAAATCTGCAAAACTGATGGCGGACTTTTTATCTTCCTTGCAAAGCACAGAGAACAATAAGAAGCATGATTAA